One window from the genome of Breoghania sp. L-A4 encodes:
- a CDS encoding pseudouridine synthase has protein sequence MLNTPPRPFVYDPPAEPRLCVLHRDDDLLVLAKPSGLLSAPGKAMDHADCLEARAREMYSTATMVHRLDCDTSGVMVFALNRAAHRHLGLQFERRMIGKRYVARVWGDVAEDEGEVDRPLCSDWPNRPKQTINHERGRPALTRWSVLAREGGVTRMLLSPHTGRTHQLRVHMASLGHPMLGDALYAPDAALNAAGRLQLHAESLSFRHPTGGRPCTFTETCPF, from the coding sequence ATGCTCAACACCCCGCCCCGCCCCTTCGTCTACGATCCGCCCGCCGAGCCACGGCTGTGCGTGCTGCATCGCGACGACGATCTTCTGGTGCTGGCCAAGCCCAGCGGACTTCTGTCGGCGCCCGGCAAGGCGATGGACCATGCCGATTGCCTGGAGGCGCGGGCGCGCGAAATGTACTCCACGGCCACCATGGTGCACCGGCTGGACTGCGACACCTCCGGCGTCATGGTTTTCGCGCTCAACCGCGCGGCGCACCGGCATCTGGGACTGCAGTTCGAGCGGCGGATGATCGGCAAGCGCTATGTGGCGCGCGTCTGGGGCGACGTTGCGGAAGACGAAGGCGAAGTCGACCGACCGCTGTGCTCCGACTGGCCGAACCGGCCCAAGCAGACCATCAACCACGAGCGCGGCCGCCCGGCGCTGACCCGCTGGAGCGTGCTGGCGCGCGAAGGCGGCGTCACCCGGATGCTGCTGAGCCCGCACACCGGCCGCACGCACCAGCTTCGCGTGCACATGGCCTCCCTCGGCCATCCGATGCTCGGTGACGCGCTCTATGCCCCCGATGCCGCGCTCAACGCAGCGGGGCGGCTGCAGCTCCACGCCGAAAGCCTGAGCTTTCGCCATCCCACCGGCGGCCGGCCGTGCACCTTCACCGAGACCTGTCCCTTCTGA
- a CDS encoding DUF6481 family protein, which translates to MKQTIVAGFSDRRKSADEAKQELLKKFKSAPKADDPEMIAKRQEREAVAAAREERQAERLRLKKEKADRLEAEANAVAEAEARAKEEAEAALRAEADEREAAKKKLIQSVVINEEERKAERDRKYAARKARQKR; encoded by the coding sequence ATGAAGCAAACGATCGTAGCTGGCTTTTCAGACCGTCGCAAATCAGCGGACGAAGCCAAACAGGAGCTTCTCAAGAAATTCAAATCCGCGCCGAAGGCGGACGATCCTGAAATGATTGCCAAGCGCCAGGAACGCGAAGCCGTTGCGGCGGCGCGCGAAGAGCGCCAGGCCGAGCGCCTGCGCCTCAAGAAGGAAAAGGCCGACCGGCTGGAGGCCGAAGCCAACGCGGTCGCGGAAGCCGAAGCGCGCGCCAAGGAAGAAGCCGAAGCCGCCCTGCGCGCCGAAGCCGACGAGCGCGAAGCCGCGAAGAAGAAGCTGATCCAGAGCGTCGTGATCAACGAAGAAGAACGCAAGGCCGAACGCGACCGCAAATACGCCGCGCGCAAGGCGCGCCAGAAGCGCTAG
- the rpsU gene encoding 30S ribosomal protein S21: MQVLVRDNNVDQALRVLKKKLQREGLFREMKARRAYEKPSEKRCREKGEAVRRARKAARKLAQREGLIPGPKKKPEVAPRSRG; the protein is encoded by the coding sequence TTGCAGGTTCTCGTTCGCGACAACAATGTCGACCAGGCTCTTCGGGTACTGAAGAAAAAGTTGCAGCGTGAAGGTCTCTTCCGCGAAATGAAAGCACGGCGCGCTTATGAGAAGCCGTCGGAGAAGCGTTGCCGTGAAAAGGGCGAAGCCGTCCGCCGCGCCCGCAAGGCTGCGCGCAAGCTCGCTCAGCGTGAAGGCCTGATTCCGGGCCCGAAGAAGAAGCCGGAAGTCGCTCCCCGCAGCCGCGGCTGA
- the queE gene encoding 7-carboxy-7-deazaguanine synthase has translation MSYAVKEIFKTLQGEGAQAGRAAVFCRFAGCNLWSGREQDRATAVCRFCDTDFIGTDGEGGGKFRDAAALVAAIAEAWGDDPNNRFIVFTGGEPLLQIDDALLAAAHACGFECAVETNGTIAPPEALDWVCVSPKDGADLVATRGHELKLVFPQPGLMPEAVAHLDFKTFWLQPMDGPDVAQNTAAAVAYCMAHPRWRLSLQTHKLIGIP, from the coding sequence GTGAGCTACGCGGTCAAGGAAATCTTCAAGACCCTGCAAGGCGAGGGCGCCCAGGCGGGCCGCGCGGCAGTGTTCTGCCGTTTTGCCGGCTGCAACCTGTGGTCGGGCCGCGAGCAGGACCGCGCCACCGCCGTCTGCCGGTTCTGTGATACCGATTTCATCGGTACGGACGGCGAGGGCGGCGGCAAGTTCCGCGACGCGGCGGCGCTGGTCGCGGCGATCGCCGAGGCCTGGGGCGACGATCCGAACAACCGCTTCATCGTGTTCACCGGCGGAGAGCCGCTGCTGCAGATCGACGACGCGCTTCTGGCCGCGGCGCACGCCTGTGGGTTCGAATGTGCGGTGGAGACCAACGGCACGATCGCCCCTCCCGAGGCGCTCGACTGGGTCTGCGTCAGTCCCAAGGATGGCGCCGATCTGGTGGCCACGCGCGGGCACGAGCTGAAGCTCGTGTTTCCGCAGCCCGGACTGATGCCCGAGGCCGTGGCGCATCTCGATTTCAAGACGTTCTGGCTGCAGCCGATGGACGGCCCGGACGTGGCGCAGAACACCGCCGCCGCGGTTGCCTATTGCATGGCGCATCCGCGCTGGCGGCTCAGCCTGCAAACGCACAAGCTGATCGGAATTCCATGA
- the queD gene encoding 6-carboxytetrahydropterin synthase QueD — protein MKITQAFTFEAAHRLPKVPQTHRCHRMHGHSYRVELVLDGPVDPETGFVVDFFDVEAAFGPLLLRLDHYCLNEVEGLENPTAENIAVWIWQRTKPLLPLLSAVRVFETADCWAEYEGD, from the coding sequence ATGAAGATTACCCAGGCCTTCACTTTCGAGGCGGCGCACCGGCTGCCGAAGGTGCCTCAGACCCATCGCTGCCACCGCATGCACGGCCATTCCTACCGGGTCGAGCTGGTGCTGGACGGCCCTGTCGATCCCGAGACCGGATTCGTGGTGGATTTCTTCGACGTGGAGGCGGCTTTCGGTCCGCTGCTGCTGCGGCTCGACCACTATTGCCTCAACGAGGTGGAGGGGCTGGAAAACCCGACCGCGGAGAACATCGCCGTGTGGATCTGGCAGCGTACGAAACCGCTTCTGCCGCTGCTGAGCGCCGTGCGCGTGTTTGAGACCGCCGACTGCTGGGCGGAATACGAGGGCGATTGA
- the queC gene encoding 7-cyano-7-deazaguanine synthase QueC, whose translation MSATQADLDKALVLFSGGQDSATCLAWALERYAHVETLGFDYGQRHVVELACRATLRDRFAALKPEWAQRLGEDHTIDLSALGAVSDTALTRDVEIAMAEGGLPNTFVPGRNLMFLTFAAALAYRRGIKHIVTGVCETDYSGYPDCRDDTIKALQVALNLGMESRFVLHTPLMWIDKARTWRLAEDLGGTPLVETIVEHSHSCYMGTRDTLHPWGYGCGACPACELRAKGFAAHAAG comes from the coding sequence ATGAGCGCGACACAGGCTGATTTGGACAAGGCGCTGGTGCTGTTTTCCGGCGGACAGGATTCCGCCACCTGTCTGGCCTGGGCGCTGGAACGCTACGCCCATGTGGAGACGCTCGGCTTCGACTACGGCCAGCGCCACGTGGTGGAACTGGCGTGCCGGGCGACCTTGCGTGACCGCTTTGCCGCCCTCAAGCCCGAATGGGCGCAGCGGCTGGGCGAGGATCACACGATCGATCTGTCCGCGCTGGGCGCGGTCTCCGACACGGCGCTGACCCGCGACGTCGAGATCGCCATGGCGGAAGGCGGGCTGCCCAACACCTTCGTGCCCGGACGAAACCTCATGTTCCTGACCTTCGCCGCCGCGCTCGCCTACCGGCGCGGCATCAAGCACATCGTCACCGGCGTCTGCGAGACCGACTATTCCGGCTATCCCGATTGCCGCGACGACACCATCAAGGCGCTGCAGGTGGCGCTGAACCTGGGCATGGAAAGCCGCTTCGTGCTGCACACGCCCTTGATGTGGATCGACAAGGCGCGGACCTGGAGGCTCGCCGAGGATCTGGGCGGCACGCCGCTGGTGGAGACCATCGTCGAGCACAGTCACAGCTGCTACATGGGCACCCGCGACACGCTGCACCCCTGGGGCTACGGCTGCGGCGCATGCCCCGCCTGCGAGCTGCGCGCCAAGGGGTTTGCGGCCCACGCAGCCGGGTAG
- a CDS encoding NAD(P)-dependent oxidoreductase: MTMGSENNTTRVGFIGIGNMGGPMAANLVRAGFAVTVHDTNPEAAKAFAAEHGGTAAATQAELGAASDIVVTMLPTGQIVRSVLLEGRGLVEDLQPGSLVIDMSSSDPLGTRELGAQLARRGVALIDAPVSGGVPRAIDGSLAIMIGADDPAAVARAVPVLNAMGAKLFETGPLGSGHAMKALNNFVAAAGFAAASEALIVGQDFGLDPSVMIDIMNVSTGRNFSTESTIKSQVLTGDFASGFALALLAKDVKIAADLAEGIGLDVPLMRQTSSQWLMARDAVGGDKDHTEAIKAWEHAAKG, translated from the coding sequence ATGACCATGGGTTCGGAAAACAACACCACCCGCGTCGGCTTCATCGGCATCGGCAACATGGGCGGGCCGATGGCGGCCAATCTCGTGCGCGCCGGCTTTGCCGTCACCGTGCACGACACCAATCCGGAAGCCGCAAAGGCCTTCGCGGCCGAGCACGGCGGGACCGCCGCCGCAACACAGGCCGAGCTGGGCGCCGCGTCGGACATCGTCGTCACCATGCTGCCGACGGGACAGATCGTGCGCTCCGTGCTGCTGGAGGGCCGCGGCCTGGTCGAGGACCTGCAGCCCGGATCGCTGGTCATCGACATGAGCTCCTCCGACCCGCTGGGCACGCGGGAGCTCGGCGCGCAACTGGCGCGGCGCGGCGTCGCGCTGATCGACGCGCCGGTATCGGGCGGCGTGCCGCGCGCCATCGACGGATCGCTCGCGATCATGATCGGCGCCGACGATCCCGCCGCCGTCGCCCGCGCCGTGCCGGTGCTCAACGCCATGGGCGCCAAGCTGTTCGAGACCGGCCCGCTCGGCTCCGGCCACGCCATGAAGGCGCTGAACAATTTCGTTGCCGCGGCCGGTTTCGCCGCAGCCAGCGAAGCGCTGATCGTGGGGCAGGATTTCGGGCTCGACCCGTCCGTGATGATCGACATCATGAATGTGTCAACGGGGCGCAACTTCTCCACCGAGAGCACCATCAAGTCCCAGGTGCTGACCGGCGACTTCGCCTCCGGCTTCGCGCTTGCGCTGCTCGCCAAGGACGTGAAGATCGCCGCCGACCTCGCGGAAGGCATCGGGCTTGACGTGCCCTTGATGCGGCAGACGTCCTCGCAGTGGCTCATGGCGCGCGACGCGGTGGGCGGCGACAAGGACCACACAGAGGCGATCAAGGCGTGGGAGCACGCCGCGAAAGGATAA
- a CDS encoding carboxymuconolactone decarboxylase family protein: MADKDATFERGLEIRREMFGSAGAEQQTDNATDFTWPLQDMVTRYCFGEVWDRPGLDRKTKSMITLAMLIALGRPHEIKIHVRGGLENGVTKDEIREILVHSMIYCGVPACVDGYRAATEVLKELGLE, from the coding sequence ATGGCAGACAAGGACGCAACGTTCGAACGCGGGCTCGAGATACGCCGCGAGATGTTCGGATCGGCGGGCGCCGAGCAGCAGACCGACAACGCCACGGACTTCACATGGCCGCTGCAGGACATGGTCACGCGCTACTGCTTCGGCGAGGTGTGGGATCGTCCCGGCCTCGACCGCAAGACGAAATCCATGATCACGCTGGCAATGCTCATCGCGCTGGGCCGGCCGCACGAGATCAAGATCCACGTGCGCGGCGGCCTTGAGAACGGCGTCACCAAGGACGAAATCCGCGAGATCCTCGTCCACTCGATGATCTATTGCGGCGTGCCCGCCTGCGTCGACGGCTATCGCGCGGCCACCGAGGTGCTCAAGGAACTGGGGCTGGAATGA
- a CDS encoding acyl-CoA dehydrogenase family protein → MDLGMSDRVAPLVAAVRAMVREEIMPLDVEYHTEIGKAGDRFVFTARQSEILESLKAKARERGLWNFWLTDSTRGFGLTTVEYAYIAEQTGWARIAAEVFNCSAPDTGNMEVIERYGTPEHKQRWLKPLLDGEIRSAYLMTEPDVASSDATNIAMRAHRDGDTWVLNGEKWWASGAGDPRCEIYIVMTCTDPGGAKHARHSQFFVPAGTPGIEVLRPMEVFGHDDAPHGHMHIRFTDVRVPAENLILGEGRGFEVAQGRLGPGRIHHCMRAIGQAERALDLMCRRALDRTAFGKPLTDLGANHDIIAECRIDIDQTRLLCLRAAHAMDTQGVREAQALISQIKVAAPRMALKVVDEAIQMHGGMGISQDTPLAAMWMQLRTLRFADGPDAVHRRQVARAELKRIREANA, encoded by the coding sequence ATGGATCTGGGAATGAGCGACCGCGTCGCGCCACTGGTCGCCGCCGTGCGCGCCATGGTGCGCGAGGAGATCATGCCGCTCGACGTGGAGTATCACACGGAGATCGGCAAGGCCGGCGACCGGTTTGTCTTCACCGCACGCCAGAGCGAGATCCTGGAAAGCCTGAAGGCCAAGGCGCGCGAACGGGGCCTTTGGAATTTCTGGCTGACGGATTCGACACGCGGCTTCGGCCTCACCACCGTCGAATACGCCTATATCGCGGAACAGACCGGATGGGCGCGGATCGCGGCGGAGGTCTTCAACTGCTCGGCGCCGGACACCGGCAACATGGAGGTGATCGAGCGCTACGGCACGCCCGAACACAAGCAGCGCTGGCTGAAGCCCCTGCTCGACGGCGAGATCCGCTCCGCCTACCTGATGACGGAGCCGGACGTCGCGTCGTCGGACGCCACCAACATCGCCATGCGGGCGCATCGCGACGGCGACACCTGGGTGCTCAACGGCGAGAAATGGTGGGCGTCGGGCGCCGGCGATCCGCGCTGCGAAATCTACATCGTCATGACCTGCACCGATCCCGGCGGCGCCAAACACGCCCGTCACTCGCAGTTCTTCGTCCCCGCCGGCACGCCGGGCATCGAGGTGCTGCGGCCGATGGAGGTGTTCGGTCATGACGACGCGCCGCACGGCCACATGCATATCCGCTTCACCGATGTGCGGGTGCCGGCGGAAAACCTGATCCTCGGCGAAGGCCGCGGCTTCGAGGTGGCGCAGGGGCGGCTCGGGCCCGGCCGCATCCATCATTGCATGCGCGCCATCGGCCAGGCGGAGCGCGCGCTGGATCTGATGTGCCGCCGCGCGCTGGACCGCACCGCCTTCGGCAAGCCGCTCACGGATCTCGGCGCCAATCACGACATCATCGCGGAATGCCGCATCGACATCGACCAGACGCGGCTCCTGTGCCTGCGCGCGGCGCACGCCATGGACACGCAAGGCGTGCGCGAGGCGCAAGCCTTGATCAGCCAGATCAAGGTGGCCGCCCCGCGCATGGCCTTGAAGGTCGTCGACGAGGCGATCCAGATGCACGGCGGTATGGGGATCTCCCAGGACACGCCGCTGGCCGCCATGTGGATGCAACTGCGCACCCTGCGCTTCGCCGACGGACCCGACGCCGTGCACCGCCGTCAGGTGGCGCGCGCGGAGCTCAAACGCATCCGCGAGGCCAACGCCTGA
- a CDS encoding ABC transporter substrate-binding protein — MGIFKTLAAGWCDTTGVRRPSAAALALAGVAALASVALTPAAQAAETIRIGVLKFGTVNWELDVIQRHKLDEANEISLDVVELANNQATTVALLSGDVDMIVSDWLWVSRERSLGKKLTFVPYSSSVGAIMVPPGSGIKTLADLKGKTLAVAGGPLDKSWLMLRGLAKKEYGFDLKDETEQVFGAPPLLAKKAEQGEVDAVLNYWHYSARLEAKGFTQLIGANDAAMKLGARGPISAIGYVFNEDWANEHVGAVKNFIQASRDAKELMRTSDAVWEELRAATRAGDDATLAALRDRFREGIPDRPIAEEMEDTARIYDVLAEIGGEKLVGPPRR; from the coding sequence ATGGGCATTTTCAAGACGTTGGCCGCCGGCTGGTGCGACACAACCGGCGTGCGCAGGCCATCCGCCGCGGCTTTGGCGCTTGCGGGCGTTGCCGCTCTCGCATCCGTGGCGCTCACACCTGCCGCGCAGGCCGCGGAAACCATCCGCATCGGCGTGCTGAAGTTCGGCACGGTCAACTGGGAACTGGACGTGATCCAGCGCCACAAGCTGGATGAGGCCAACGAGATCTCGCTCGATGTGGTGGAGCTTGCCAACAATCAGGCGACCACGGTGGCGCTGCTGTCGGGCGACGTGGACATGATCGTCTCGGACTGGCTGTGGGTCTCGCGCGAGCGCTCCCTGGGCAAGAAGCTGACCTTCGTGCCGTACAGCTCGTCGGTGGGCGCGATCATGGTGCCGCCCGGATCCGGCATCAAGACGCTGGCGGATCTCAAGGGCAAGACGCTGGCGGTGGCCGGCGGGCCGCTCGACAAGAGCTGGCTGATGCTGCGTGGCCTGGCAAAGAAAGAATATGGCTTCGACCTGAAGGACGAGACCGAACAGGTGTTCGGCGCGCCGCCGCTGCTGGCCAAGAAGGCGGAGCAGGGCGAAGTGGACGCTGTGCTCAACTACTGGCACTACAGCGCACGGCTGGAAGCCAAGGGGTTCACCCAGCTGATCGGCGCCAACGATGCGGCGATGAAGCTCGGCGCCCGCGGGCCCATCTCGGCCATCGGCTACGTGTTCAACGAGGACTGGGCGAATGAACACGTGGGCGCGGTGAAGAACTTCATCCAGGCGTCGCGCGATGCCAAGGAACTGATGCGCACCTCGGACGCCGTCTGGGAGGAGCTGCGCGCGGCGACCCGCGCGGGCGATGACGCGACGCTGGCTGCCTTGCGCGACCGGTTCCGCGAGGGCATCCCCGACCGCCCCATCGCCGAGGAAATGGAAGACACGGCGCGGATCTACGATGTGCTGGCGGAGATCGGCGGCGAGAAGCTGGTCGGCCCGCCAAGGCGATGA
- a CDS encoding ABC transporter permease, with amino-acid sequence MRSLTRLPIGLLSVAGFLALWAGIAAIAGSSDVPGPQAVVSFMIREALAGELFPHLGITLARVVAAFVISMTIGSAIGVAMGQHRTLDRVLDPWVILMINMPALVVIVLCYIWIGLTEAAAITAVALNKIPNVVITLREGARALDPQLGEMAKVYKFSRARMLRHVIVPQLQPFIAAAGRSGLALIWKIVLVVELLGRSNGVGFQIHLYFQLFDVAAILGYALAFVIVMLAIEFFMVQPLEAHLNRWRPKPA; translated from the coding sequence TTGCGAAGCCTGACGCGTCTTCCCATCGGCCTGCTGTCGGTGGCCGGGTTCCTCGCCCTGTGGGCGGGGATCGCCGCCATCGCCGGCAGCTCCGACGTGCCGGGACCGCAGGCCGTGGTCTCCTTCATGATCCGCGAGGCGCTGGCGGGCGAGCTGTTCCCGCATCTCGGCATCACGCTTGCCCGGGTGGTGGCGGCCTTCGTCATCTCCATGACCATCGGCTCGGCCATCGGCGTCGCGATGGGCCAGCACCGGACGCTCGACCGGGTGCTTGATCCCTGGGTGATCCTGATGATCAACATGCCGGCGCTGGTGGTGATCGTGCTGTGCTACATCTGGATCGGCCTGACGGAGGCCGCGGCCATCACCGCCGTGGCGCTGAACAAGATCCCCAACGTGGTGATCACCCTGCGCGAGGGAGCGCGGGCGCTGGATCCGCAGCTCGGCGAAATGGCGAAGGTCTACAAGTTCTCGCGCGCCCGCATGCTGCGCCATGTCATCGTGCCGCAGTTGCAGCCGTTCATCGCGGCGGCCGGGCGCTCGGGCCTGGCGCTGATCTGGAAGATCGTGCTCGTGGTGGAACTGCTCGGCCGGTCGAACGGTGTCGGCTTCCAGATCCATCTCTATTTTCAACTTTTCGATGTGGCGGCGATTCTCGGCTACGCTCTGGCCTTCGTCATCGTGATGCTCGCAATCGAATTTTTCATGGTGCAGCCCCTTGAAGCCCATCTCAACCGCTGGCGGCCGAAACCGGCTTGA
- a CDS encoding ATP-binding cassette domain-containing protein, translating into MKPISTAGGRNRLEVAIRRKGFDIAEGGSIEVLRDLAFTLEPGTFTCMIGPSGCGKTTALRIILGLDDDYQGAIRLPDARREAGDADTDGGARIAAVFQEPRLLPWRTVEQNVRLALPPGSTPDLDALFATLGLEEMRDRYPSELSLGLARRAALARAFAVMPDILLLDEPFVSLDERTAERLRSLLETLWQTQRATVLMVTHNVREAVRLADRLLLVGGHPASVVGDVAVPLPRAGRGKWDASGFLDDLCETYPETVHI; encoded by the coding sequence TTGAAGCCCATCTCAACCGCTGGCGGCCGAAACCGGCTTGAGGTCGCGATCCGCCGCAAGGGCTTCGATATCGCCGAGGGCGGTTCCATCGAGGTGCTGCGCGATCTCGCCTTCACGCTGGAGCCCGGGACGTTTACCTGCATGATCGGGCCGTCGGGCTGCGGCAAGACGACCGCGCTGCGCATCATCCTCGGTCTGGACGACGACTATCAGGGCGCAATCCGTCTGCCCGACGCCCGGCGCGAGGCCGGCGACGCGGACACCGACGGCGGCGCGCGCATCGCCGCGGTGTTCCAGGAGCCAAGGCTGCTGCCGTGGCGCACGGTGGAGCAGAACGTGCGCCTGGCGCTGCCGCCCGGAAGCACGCCGGATCTCGACGCGCTGTTCGCAACGCTGGGCCTTGAGGAGATGCGCGACCGCTACCCCTCCGAGCTGTCGCTGGGGCTGGCGCGCCGCGCGGCCCTGGCGCGCGCCTTCGCCGTGATGCCGGATATCCTGCTGCTGGACGAGCCGTTTGTGTCGCTGGACGAGCGCACGGCGGAGCGGCTGCGCAGCCTGCTGGAGACCCTGTGGCAGACGCAGCGCGCCACGGTGCTGATGGTCACCCATAATGTGCGCGAGGCGGTGCGTCTGGCCGACCGGCTGCTGCTGGTGGGCGGCCATCCGGCGTCCGTGGTCGGCGACGTCGCCGTGCCGCTGCCGCGCGCCGGCCGTGGCAAATGGGACGCCAGCGGTTTTCTTGACGACTTGTGCGAGACCTATCCCGAGACGGTGCACATCTGA